The Zingiber officinale cultivar Zhangliang chromosome 9A, Zo_v1.1, whole genome shotgun sequence genome window below encodes:
- the LOC122019490 gene encoding uncharacterized protein LOC122019490, with protein sequence MSSIPVKENGGVSFPYPMLNPHNYTVWAIKTEAILDAQGVWEAVEPAEGAQVDAKKDKKARAYILQCVPEDILLQIATKKTAKKVWDSLKTRYLGSDRMKETEMIDEFAGKLSALSSKFSTLGATLEDFSLVKKLLDSVPDKFFPIVAGIEQFYDLESIPFEEAIGRLKAYEERTLRLRSNTNGTEGELLLTHAEWQMRQKGSNVDTSSGGKGRGSSSPSRGKWRGRGRGRGRGRGTQRQDSAGGTSGNNSGTRDKRHIKCFNCEKMGHYASECYNKRRDDEAHLTCATDEEPTLMMTVSHEESDTRRERQDTILLSEDRLLPEMYRGVKKEDKDV encoded by the exons ATGTCGAGCATCCCAGTAAAGGAGAACGGCGGAGTGTCATTTCCCTATCCGATGCTAAATCCTCACAATTATACTGTGTGGGCAATAAAGACAGAGGCGATCCTTGATGCCCAAGGAGTCTGGGAGGCGGTGGAGCCAGCGGAAGGAGCCCAGGTGGATGCAAAGAAGGACAAAAAGGCACGTGCATACATCCTGCAgtgtgtccccgaagacatccttCTCCAGATCGCAACAAAGAAGACGGCGAAGAAAGTCTGGGACAGTCTCAAGACGAGGTACCTTGGTAGTGATCGG ATGAAAGAGACCGAAATgattgatgagtttgctggcaaactcaGCGCCCTAAGCAGCAAGTTCTCCACCCTTGGTGCCACGCTTGAAGATTTCTCGTTGGTAAAAAAATTGCTCGATTCTGTCCCTGATAAATTCTTTCCTATTGTTGCTGGTATTGAGCAATTCTACGACCTTGAGTCTATACCATTTGAGGAGGCTATAGGGCGACTGAAGGCGTACGAAGAACGAACGCTACGACTACGCAGCAACACCAATGGCACTGAAGGTGAGCTCCTATTAACTCATGCCGAATGGCAAATGCGACAGAAGGGGAGCAACGTGGACACTTCGTCAGGAGGAAAGGGGCGTGGGTCCAGCAGCCCTAGTCGTGGCAAATGGCGTGGACGTGGGCGAGGGCGCGGTCGTGGCCGTGGTACGCAACGCCAAGACAGTGCAGGAGGGACTAGCGGCAACAACAGTGGCACTCGAGACAAGAGACATATAAAATGTTTCAATTGCGAGAAAATGGGACATTATGCATCCGAATGCTACAACAAGCGGCGTGATgatgaggctcacctcacttgTGCCACCGATGAAGAGCCGACACTGATGATGACCGTGTCCCACGAGGAGTCTGACACTAGGCGTGAGCGGCAGGATACCATTCTGCTCAGTGAAGATAGGTTGCTACCGGAGATGTACCGCGGCGTTAAGAAAGAAGATAAAGACGTCTAG